In Phyllostomus discolor isolate MPI-MPIP mPhyDis1 chromosome 2, mPhyDis1.pri.v3, whole genome shotgun sequence, the following are encoded in one genomic region:
- the LOC114513483 gene encoding TRIO and F-actin-binding protein isoform X3 → MGGWKGPEQRRGREGPEEQQRAAERGGGGGGTPAPLSPAAEPFPPACLLLPPPRGAAMTPDLLNFKKGWMSILDEPGEWKKHWFVLTDSSLKYYRDSTAEEADELDGEIDLRSCTDVTEYAVQRNYGFQIHTKDAVYTLSAMTSGIRRNWIEALRKTVRPTSAPDVTKLSDCNKENTLHGHGPQRGSLKAGEPRGGSEVISRGGPRKADGQRPSPDYVELSPLTQGSPQRARTPARTLDRPAKQEELERDLAQRSEERRRWFEAVDSRSAETPAGEGPRRGLGAPLTEDQQSRLSEEIEKKWQELEKLPLRENKRVPLTALLNQSRGERRGPPGDSHEALEKEVQSLRAQLEAWRLQGEAPVSAPRPQEDGHIPPGYISQEAWERSLAEMESSHQQVMEELQRHHERELQRLQQEKEWLLAEETAATASAIEAMKKAYQEELSRELNKTRSLQQGPDGLRKQHQSDMEALKRELQVLSEQYSQKCLEIGALTRQAEEREHTLRCCQQEGQELLRHNQELHTRLSEEIDRLRGFIASQGTGNGCGRSERSSCELEVLLRVKENELQYLKKEVQCLRDELQMLQKDKRFTSGKYQDVYVELNHIKTRSEREIEQLKEHLRLAMAALQEKEGVRNSVAE, encoded by the exons atgggCGGATGGAAGGGGCCGGAGCAGCGCCGGGGAAGGGAAGGGCCGGAGGAACAGCAGCGGGCGGCCGAGAggggcggtggcggtggcgggaCTCCCGCGCCGCTGAGCCCGGCCGCAGAGCCCTTTCCACCCGCCTGCCTCCTGCTCCCGCCACCCCGGGGCGCCGCCATGACG CCCGACCTGCTTAACTTCAAGAAGGGATGGATGTCGATCTTGGACGAGCCTGGAGAG TGGAAGAAGCACTGGTTTGTGCTGACCGATTCAAGCCTCAAGTACTACAGGGACTCCACCGCGGAGGAG GCCGATGAGCTGGATGGCGAGATCGACCTGCGCTCCTGCACCGACGTCACCGAGTACGCAGTGCAGCGCAACTATGGCTTCCAGATCCAC ACGAAGGACGCTGTCTACACCTTGTCGGCCATGACCTCGGGTATCCGGAGGAACTGGATCGAAGCTCTGAGGAAGACCGTGCGTCCCACCTCAGCCCCAGATGTCACCAA GCTCTCAGACTGCAACAAGGAGAACACGCTGCACGGCCACGGCCCCCAGAGGGGCTCCCTGAAGGCGGGCGAGCCTCGCGGGGGCTCCGAGGTCATCAGCCGCGGTGGCCCTCGGAAGGCGGATGGACAGCGGCCGTCCCCGGACTACGTGGAGCTCTCCCCGCTGACGCAGGGCTCCCCGCAGCGGGCCCGCACCCCGGCCCGCACCCTCGACCGCCCGGCCaagcaggaggagctggagcgGGACCTGGCCCAGCGCTCCGAGGAGCGACGCAGGTGGTTCGAGGCCGTGGACAGCAGGAGCGCAGAGACACCGGCCGGCGAGGGGCCGCGGCGGGGCCTGGGAGCGCCCCTGACCGAGGACCAGCAGAGTCGGCTCAGTGAGGAGATCGAGAAGAAGTGGCAGGAGCTGGAGAAGTTGCCCCTGCGGGAGAACAAGCGGGTGCCTCTCACCGCCCTGCTCAACCAGAGCCGCGGGGAGCGCCGGGGCCCCCCGGGTGACAGCCACGAGGCACTGGAGAAGGAG GTCCAGTCTCTCCGTGCCCAGCTAGAGGCGTGGCGCCTCCAAGGGGAGGCTCCCGTGAGTGCGCCCAGGCCCCAGGAGGACGGCCACATCCCCCCAGGCTACATCTCACAG GAGGCGTGGGAGCGCAGCTTGGCAGAGATGGAGTCCTCGCACCAGCAGGTGATGGAGGAGCTGCAGCGGCACCACGAGCGGGAGCTGCAGCGGCTGCAGCAGGAGAAGGAGTGGCTCCTGGCCGAGGAGACGGCCGCCACAGCCTCAG CCATCGAAGCCATGAAGAAGGCCTACCAGGAGGAGCTGAGTCGGGAGCTGAACAAGACGCGGAGTCTCCAGCAGGGTCCAGACGGCCTCCGGAAGCAGCATCA GTCCGACATGGAGGCGCTGAAGCGGGAGCTGCAGGTGCTGTCGGAGCAGTACTCACAGAAGTGCCTGGAGATCGGCGCCCTGACGCGGCAGGCCGAGGAGCGCGAGCACACGCTGCGGTGCTGCCAGCAGGAGGGCCAGGAGCTGCTGCGCCACAACCAG GAGCTGCACACCCGCCTGTCCGAGGAGATCGATCGGCTACGCGGCTTCATCGCCTCCCAGGGCACGGGCAATGGCTGTGGACGCAGCGAGCGGAGCTCCTGCGAGCTGGAG GTGCTGCTGCGCGTGAAGGAGAACGAGCTTCAGTACCTGAAGAAGGAGGTGCAGTGCCTCCGGGACGAGCTCCAGATGCTGCAGAAG gaCAAGCGCTTCACCTCAGGAAAGTACCAGGACGTCTACGTGGAGCTGAACCACATCAAGACGCGCTCGGAGCGGGAGATCGAGCAGCTGAAGGAGCACCTGCGCCTCGCCATGGCGGCCCTGCAGGAGAAGGAGGGCGTGCGCAACAGCGTGGCCGAGTAG